The window GCCTTCGACTTCGACCAGTCGACGTTGTCCCAGAACGTCCCGTGCGAGAAGAGCTCGTCGAGATTCTTGCGCTGCGCCTCTCCCTTCAACGCGAGGTACCCGTTCTGGACGAGCCAGGTGTCGTAGTTGACCGAACGCCGCCACGTTGCGAACCCGTGGTCGGAGAGCACGATGAGGACGTCCGACGGGGAGAGCTTCGCGCGCGCCTGGCCGACGATCGCGTCCATCGTGTCGTAGGCCTTCTCGACCGCGTCGCCGTAGATCTTCGCGAGCGCCGCGTCGTAGGCCGGATGCAGCGGATCGCGGAACCGCCAGAAGATGTGGCTGACGCGATCGGGGAACTCGAAATACTGGATGGCGCAATCGACGGACTTGTCCGCGAGCAGCGTGTCGAGGATCTTCCGCTCGGAGGCGACCGTCGCGTCCACGTCCTGAAGGAAGGTGGCCTCGTCGATCGTGCCCGATTGAATCGACCAGGTGTCGATCGCCCATCCCATCGTCTTGAACAGGCCGACCTGCGACGCGAGGTCCCGCGCGAACGACGCCGGGGTCGAGAGCGAGAATCCGGGCGGGAGCTTCCGGGGGTCGAAGTTGACGGGCGACAGGTAGAGGCCGATCTCGGGCGACACGGACACGAGCTTGAACTTCGCCATGCCATGGAGCGTCACGAGCGGGTTCGCGGGAAAGGCGAGCGACACCCAGTCGCTCCATTCCCCCGTCCGCAGATGCGTCCGGGTGCCGGACGTGTCGATCGTCAGCCCCTTCTTGTCCGCGTCGACCACGAGGGTCATCTTCGCGTCGAGCCACCCCTGGGGATTGCCGAAGTACTTCGCGGGCGGCCCGGTGATCTTCGTCGCGATCGAACCCTCGTTCGAGTCGAGCCGGACGAGCTCGATCGAGAAGTCGTTGCCCCCCTTCGGCGCGAAGAACGGGTCCGACGTGTAGTACGACGGCCGGCCGATCCGTCCCGAGAGGTCCGGAACGCCGAGACCGGAGACGAGCTTGCCGTCGGCGAACTCGTCGGGCGGGAACGTGACCGGCATCCGGATGACGACCGCCTTCTTTCCGGCCGCGCCGAGCGCCTGCCAGAGCGTCGTCCCCTGCCGGTTGTTGATCGCGGTCGGCTGGCGGCTGGGAAGGTCCTGGCGAACGACGACGAACGCGGCGGCCGCGCCCGCGGCGCCGATCAGGAGGAAGACGGCGCGTCCCCAGCGGCGCGCGAAGATCTGCGGGAGGAGCCCGAGGACGAGGAGGACGGCGAGACCGAAGACGAACGGATTCGCCGTGCCGAAGAGGAACTTCTTCTCTCCCTCCTCGGCGATCGCGAAGGTCGGCGTCAGCGTCTTCGGATCGCGCTTCAGGAAGTCGAAGATGCGGGTGCTGCCGGGATCGAGGCCCGTCGAGAAGGACGCCCACGAGACGGGCGTTTGCGCCGGGACCGGAGGGAGGAGCGGCGTGAAGCCTCCCTGTTTCTCGAGCGCGGCGAGGTTCGGCAGCCGGCCGGCGGCGATCTGGCGCTCGACGATCCCCGCGTCGACGCCGTCGAAGCCGAGGATCACGACGCGCCGCTTCGGCGCCTGAGCGAGGAGCGGGGACGCCGAGGCGACCGCGCACACGAGTCCGAGGGCGGCGGGGAGGAGACGTTTCACGACGCGCGATCCTAGCAAATCGCCGCGGATCGTGCCGTCCGCCGGATGCCCGGCTCGACCTTGTCGCCGCGCCCGCAAAAGGCCGACTTACGATCCAGCCGCGTTCAACGGCACCACGCTGAGGCGCGGCGAGGCGCGAGCCCGGCCCGCCGTCGCTCTACGAGCTATGGCGGGATTGCTCGTCTCCAACGGCCCCTGAGCCACAACCACCGTTGCAACCTCGATCCGCCGTAGCCTTGGCGAAGGCGGACGGGATGCGGACAGACGGCCGGCGGTGAAAGCGTACCGATGAGCGTACGTCGAGCCGCCAGCCGCCGGCACGCGCCCGCCCGGCTCGATGCATCGCCGCGCCCGCAAAAGGCCGACTTACGATCCAGCCGCGTTCAACGGCACGACGCTGAGGCGCGGCGAGGCGCGAGCCCGGCGGGATGCGGGCAGGCGGCCGGCGGTGAAGGCGTACCAATGAGCGTACGTCGAGCCGCCGGCCGCCGGCACGCGCCCGCCCGGCTCGATGCATCGCCGCGCCCGCAACGCCGCGATAGACTTCGGGGATGGACCCCTACCAGGCACTGTCGGACCGGATCCGCGCCGCTCTCGAGCCGGACGTCCGCCGTCATTTCTCCCCGGAGTTCGTCATCTGCAGCGAGTACTTCGATCGTTACACGACCGAGACGGCGGGACAGGCGCTCGCCCGCCTCGATCTCCTCGGAGAGTTCCGCGAGCCGTCGACCGCGGCCGAGGCGATCGCCCGGAAGGGCTACGCTCCCCGGGCCGAGACGGCGCTTTCCTGGATGCTCGACAAGCTCGCCGAAGAGGGGTTCCTCGAGGCGCGCGGGGACGCGCCGCGCCGGTTCGTGGCGCGGATCCCGGTGCCTCCGGCGGGAAGCGGAGCCAGGGAAAAGGCGCTCGCGGTCTCGCCCGCGTGCGCGCCGGCGTTCACCGTCGTCGACGCGCTCGCTGAAAACATCGAAGACTTCTTCGCCGGACGGAAGACCGGAGAAGAGATCCTCTTCTCTCCCGCGCGTCTCTCCCTCTGGTTCGATTACTTCAACAACGACAATCTCCTCTATGCCGTCAACAACCGTCTCGGGGCGGAGGCGGCCGCCCGGGCCCTTCCGAGGACGCGCCCCGTGACGATCCTCGAGCTCGGGGGCG is drawn from Thermoanaerobaculia bacterium and contains these coding sequences:
- a CDS encoding alkaline phosphatase family protein: MKRLLPAALGLVCAVASASPLLAQAPKRRVVILGFDGVDAGIVERQIAAGRLPNLAALEKQGGFTPLLPPVPAQTPVSWASFSTGLDPGSTRIFDFLKRDPKTLTPTFAIAEEGEKKFLFGTANPFVFGLAVLLVLGLLPQIFARRWGRAVFLLIGAAGAAAAFVVVRQDLPSRQPTAINNRQGTTLWQALGAAGKKAVVIRMPVTFPPDEFADGKLVSGLGVPDLSGRIGRPSYYTSDPFFAPKGGNDFSIELVRLDSNEGSIATKITGPPAKYFGNPQGWLDAKMTLVVDADKKGLTIDTSGTRTHLRTGEWSDWVSLAFPANPLVTLHGMAKFKLVSVSPEIGLYLSPVNFDPRKLPPGFSLSTPASFARDLASQVGLFKTMGWAIDTWSIQSGTIDEATFLQDVDATVASERKILDTLLADKSVDCAIQYFEFPDRVSHIFWRFRDPLHPAYDAALAKIYGDAVEKAYDTMDAIVGQARAKLSPSDVLIVLSDHGFATWRRSVNYDTWLVQNGYLALKGEAQRKNLDELFSHGTFWDNVDWSKSKAYAMGLGEIYINVKGREKEGIVEPGAEYEKVRSELIARLLTLTDAKNGEKAVSRVLRREEAYRKFDPNLIPDLFVLNTAGFRVSWQSSLGVPTENLFEDNT
- a CDS encoding class I SAM-dependent methyltransferase; amino-acid sequence: MDPYQALSDRIRAALEPDVRRHFSPEFVICSEYFDRYTTETAGQALARLDLLGEFREPSTAAEAIARKGYAPRAETALSWMLDKLAEEGFLEARGDAPRRFVARIPVPPAGSGAREKALAVSPACAPAFTVVDALAENIEDFFAGRKTGEEILFSPARLSLWFDYFNNDNLLYAVNNRLGAEAAARALPRTRPVTILELGGGAGSAAMALLQHLSAEGRLGNVRRYLFTEPVPTFLRRGERSLKARFPEVPFECRKLDMNVSLVDQGIAPESVDLVYAVNTIHVAHDLRRTLAAIREVVVPGGAVVFSECVRPRAGQPIYVEFIFNFLENFVNVVTDPEVRPTHGFLTPGNWRAALAEAGFENAELLPDVESLSREYPSFFVGAITARRAAGAG